A single region of the Changchengzhania lutea genome encodes:
- a CDS encoding glycoside hydrolase family 26 protein, with amino-acid sequence MIVTIITLPFVIRHKSLVKDLLTIRFSNKFEKTESSPVLAVFSFKDLDKNRLIDLYYHYNLKLAQPNGIIFDKVEVKKFSNDTIPLIITIETWGSNMFLAYRKNQMADLYSGKYDEVIKTLCTTIVNKRPNVYFRLNPEIEVPYKRYPWQGYVSEYIKASEYLVSLCQKYAPQVKYLWGPSGYPGVLEYYPGDKSVDAASVILKNDSEEKLDAYPKHRSIKYDLIRRLHRLRFLDKPIFVFGSNNNFNDSIDANLVASISKHIEKERKVIYSSDNFKRPRIIKKDTIESKLEIGLYDPQNLLNNELAVSVEHLFVDFSSLNNGSFQLDFDKVIKRNHDVIVTFEPFRIPGKDDDLNVLQHVTEGMYDSEIEKLYAIILNTERKVYLRYAHEMEIPITRYPWQSQDPITYIKSYRYFMMFKGAFPANIKRVWGPAGDRGSIEWYPGNDVVDIMSMAIYGLPDKNITDPNKQLSFSTIFNLKSKRLKFIDKPLFITEFGVKGPEDYQTKWLEDAAKVLNKNTQVLGVNYFNMSDTPKAWGDIKPPDWSITKKTFHHFLNMLNDQ; translated from the coding sequence GTGATTGTTACAATTATAACCTTACCGTTTGTAATAAGGCATAAAAGTCTTGTAAAAGACTTACTCACAATTCGATTCAGCAATAAATTCGAAAAAACAGAATCATCTCCAGTTTTAGCCGTATTTTCATTTAAAGATCTGGATAAAAATCGATTAATTGATTTGTATTACCACTATAATCTCAAATTGGCACAACCAAATGGAATTATTTTTGACAAGGTTGAGGTGAAGAAATTTAGTAATGATACTATTCCTCTAATTATAACTATAGAAACTTGGGGTTCCAATATGTTTTTGGCATATAGAAAAAATCAAATGGCAGACTTGTATTCAGGTAAATATGATGAGGTTATTAAAACATTATGCACGACCATAGTTAATAAGCGTCCGAATGTATATTTTAGGCTAAACCCAGAAATAGAAGTACCCTACAAACGCTATCCTTGGCAAGGTTATGTAAGTGAGTACATTAAGGCCTCCGAATATTTAGTATCGTTATGCCAAAAATATGCTCCTCAAGTGAAATACCTATGGGGGCCCTCTGGGTATCCTGGTGTTTTGGAATATTACCCTGGCGATAAGAGTGTAGATGCGGCCTCGGTTATATTGAAAAATGATTCTGAAGAAAAATTGGATGCTTATCCTAAACACCGTTCTATTAAATATGATTTGATAAGAAGGCTTCATAGACTCAGATTCTTAGATAAACCAATCTTTGTTTTTGGCTCAAATAACAACTTCAATGATTCTATTGATGCCAATCTAGTGGCCTCCATAAGCAAGCACATTGAAAAAGAGAGGAAAGTAATCTATTCTTCCGATAATTTTAAGAGACCGCGAATTATCAAGAAAGATACAATTGAGAGTAAATTAGAGATAGGGTTATACGACCCACAAAATTTACTTAATAATGAATTAGCTGTTTCTGTTGAGCATCTCTTTGTTGATTTTTCTAGTTTGAACAATGGAAGTTTTCAACTTGATTTTGATAAAGTAATAAAACGAAATCATGATGTCATAGTCACATTTGAGCCCTTTCGAATTCCAGGAAAAGATGATGATTTAAATGTCCTTCAACACGTAACCGAAGGTATGTACGATAGTGAGATCGAAAAACTATATGCAATAATCCTAAATACAGAACGGAAAGTGTATTTAAGATATGCCCATGAAATGGAAATCCCAATTACACGTTATCCTTGGCAGAGTCAAGATCCGATTACATATATAAAGTCCTACCGCTATTTTATGATGTTTAAGGGGGCATTTCCGGCAAATATAAAGCGGGTGTGGGGACCGGCTGGAGATAGGGGCTCTATTGAATGGTATCCCGGGAATGATGTGGTTGACATTATGAGTATGGCTATTTATGGCTTACCAGATAAAAATATTACAGATCCCAATAAACAATTATCATTTTCAACTATTTTTAATCTCAAGTCCAAACGCCTAAAATTTATAGATAAACCACTTTTTATAACCGAGTTTGGTGTGAAAGGGCCTGAGGATTATCAAACAAAATGGCTAGAAGATGCTGCTAAAGTGTTGAATAAAAATACTCAAGTTTTGGGAGTCAATTATTTTAACATGTCAGATACGCCTAAAGCTTGGGGAGATATTAAACCACCAGATTGGAGCATTACAAAAAAAACATTTCATCATTTTTTAAATATGCTGAATGATCAATAA
- a CDS encoding sulfatase — MLQFKKIRSYFYGILIILGSCNFAFANKIPGTPTSAFSVIQKTPSNSDTLPQTKLVTKQIIYHASKSGAVNFIWYSENFSNTEILSWNEKTELSDGRLISTMALGSENTFKVSIMMPEGAHVNYGFWITKNKSGTYQDIWDWRSGEVLTFLDETPVRVVANYIKTINNKESIIVQNGWLFFLGLLAILLIIYVVVVFWFKDTNQVPLVHKTLIIGLSAYLIHVIARTEIIRLNPKSLLINPYNFVKLFKASLSDLLYITIITVVFTGLISLLAKKKIIRKWLYIIFVILIVLSTIIAFTNITTVRYLGRPFNYEWFYYSDVLGSEYAVTLMQENSSLKLVFNFIVLGLSVLVLSRILQYASIIIKKHRYLKYIAIAITILATGLLLVNTLTMDNFTNRGKTDNAIIAMSTSLVSNNQNTSFFTMELSEENKMFIPNLSDTIGIDENKYKNHHIKNVLYVVLESTGSNYFDDYGGKYNITPNISSYAKEALIFNNAYAHAPATNKSMVSLLGSIYPYVSYKSITEEKPDFNHASLPLILKNNGYHTSFFSSANFNWLSGIEYLNFRGFDIIEDFSTISCNQQFKQDSYNDGDAIDDACLSKRFKVFLDENKSENFFSMIWTAQGHYPYFFSHKEENFGVNHIELNRYLNIIKYNDKLVGDILQILKDKNLYESTLVVVVGDHGEAFGQHDFYGHASSIHEENVRIPLYYINPEIFKGERRSDIASIKDVSSTTLSILGLDIPAEWQGRDLTLTESNEAFFFAPWSDHLFGYRKNDIKYIFNETTKSIEVFDLKTDPYEKNNLFEKISKAEINKARIRIASWIQYQDKFVKQKLLDKNPM, encoded by the coding sequence TTGCTACAATTTAAAAAAATACGCTCTTATTTTTATGGCATACTAATAATTCTTGGTAGCTGTAATTTTGCTTTTGCTAATAAAATTCCAGGGACTCCTACTAGCGCATTTTCGGTTATACAAAAAACACCATCCAATTCAGACACTTTACCACAAACGAAGTTGGTTACAAAGCAAATTATTTATCATGCTTCCAAATCAGGCGCTGTCAATTTTATATGGTATTCCGAAAATTTTTCAAATACTGAAATACTTTCTTGGAATGAAAAAACAGAGTTATCAGACGGTAGACTTATAAGCACGATGGCATTAGGTAGCGAAAATACATTTAAAGTGTCTATAATGATGCCCGAAGGGGCGCATGTAAATTACGGCTTTTGGATTACTAAAAATAAATCTGGAACTTATCAAGATATCTGGGATTGGAGAAGTGGAGAAGTCCTGACTTTTTTAGATGAAACACCAGTTCGTGTAGTAGCTAATTATATTAAAACTATTAACAATAAAGAGTCCATAATAGTCCAAAATGGGTGGTTATTTTTTTTAGGATTACTTGCTATCTTATTAATCATTTATGTAGTTGTAGTATTTTGGTTTAAGGATACTAATCAAGTTCCGTTAGTGCATAAAACTTTAATAATTGGATTGAGCGCTTACTTAATCCACGTTATTGCGCGTACCGAAATTATTAGATTAAATCCTAAATCGTTATTAATTAACCCATACAATTTTGTAAAACTGTTTAAAGCTAGTTTAAGTGATTTATTATACATTACAATTATAACTGTAGTGTTTACAGGATTAATTTCATTATTAGCGAAGAAAAAAATAATAAGAAAATGGCTGTATATCATTTTTGTTATTTTAATAGTGCTTTCAACTATTATAGCTTTTACCAATATAACCACTGTTAGATACTTAGGGCGACCTTTTAATTACGAATGGTTCTATTATTCCGATGTTTTAGGAAGTGAATATGCCGTAACTCTTATGCAAGAAAATTCATCTTTAAAATTAGTTTTTAACTTTATAGTTTTGGGCTTATCTGTATTGGTGTTATCTAGGATTTTACAATATGCTTCTATTATCATTAAAAAGCATCGCTACTTAAAATATATAGCTATTGCAATAACAATTCTAGCTACGGGCTTGTTATTAGTAAATACTTTAACAATGGATAACTTTACTAATAGAGGAAAAACTGATAATGCAATTATAGCGATGTCTACTTCCTTAGTTTCAAACAATCAGAATACATCATTTTTCACGATGGAACTTTCAGAAGAGAATAAAATGTTTATTCCAAACCTTAGTGACACTATAGGAATTGATGAAAATAAATATAAAAATCATCATATTAAAAATGTACTATACGTAGTACTAGAATCAACAGGATCTAATTACTTTGACGATTATGGTGGGAAATATAATATTACACCTAATATTAGTAGTTACGCTAAAGAAGCATTGATTTTTAATAATGCTTATGCACATGCTCCAGCTACAAATAAGTCTATGGTGTCCCTGTTAGGGTCAATTTATCCATATGTTTCTTACAAAAGTATAACAGAAGAAAAACCAGATTTTAATCATGCATCCTTACCCTTAATATTAAAAAATAATGGGTATCATACGTCCTTTTTTTCCTCAGCTAATTTTAATTGGCTAAGTGGTATTGAGTATTTGAATTTTAGGGGTTTTGATATCATAGAAGACTTTTCTACCATAAGTTGCAATCAACAATTTAAGCAAGATTCTTACAACGATGGTGACGCTATTGATGACGCCTGCCTTTCAAAGCGTTTCAAAGTATTTCTTGATGAAAATAAATCAGAAAATTTTTTCTCGATGATATGGACTGCTCAAGGTCATTATCCATATTTTTTCTCACATAAAGAAGAAAATTTTGGCGTGAATCATATAGAATTAAATCGGTACTTAAATATTATAAAATATAATGACAAACTTGTCGGTGATATTTTACAAATTCTGAAAGACAAAAATTTATATGAATCAACATTAGTGGTTGTAGTCGGCGACCATGGAGAGGCTTTTGGGCAACATGATTTTTATGGACATGCCAGTTCTATTCATGAGGAGAATGTAAGAATTCCATTGTATTATATAAACCCAGAGATTTTTAAAGGAGAAAGGCGCAGCGATATAGCGTCTATTAAAGATGTGAGTTCTACAACCCTATCCATTCTAGGTCTAGATATTCCTGCAGAATGGCAAGGTAGAGATTTAACTTTAACGGAGTCTAATGAAGCATTTTTCTTTGCACCATGGTCAGATCATTTGTTTGGATATAGAAAGAACGATATCAAATACATTTTTAATGAAACAACCAAATCTATCGAGGTTTTTGATTTAAAAACAGATCCATATGAAAAGAATAACTTGTTTGAAAAAATTTCAAAAGCCGAAATAAATAAAGCTAGAATACGTATCGCGTCATGGATTCAATATCAAGATAAATTTGTAAAACAAAAATTATTGGATAAGAACCCAATGTGA
- a CDS encoding glycosyltransferase family 4 protein, with protein MTKTLLIIGFVWPEPKSSAAGSRMMQLIAVFQSQNYKITFASPCAKTQNAFDLESENVNQESIALNDSSFDDFIKVLNPDVVVFDRFMMEEQFGWRVAEHCPKALRILDTEDLHGLRKGRQQAFKDGKPFDNSYLFSDTAKREIASIYRSDLSLIISEAEMEILQHHFKVDESLLLYLPFMIDSISKNDIKILPKFENREHFITIGNFLHEPNYNAVLYLKETIWPLIRKKTPQAKLHIYGAYATQKVSQLHNNKEGFLIKGFTEDVNAVMQMAKVCLAPIRFGAGLKGKLIDAMKNGTPCVTTRIGAEGMFGEMEANGFIEDNPLEFANHAIKLYEDADVWEASQSNGFQVVNNRFSQKQFQQIFTKAQENGIKQLTENRLNNFIGQMLQHQSMQSTKFMSRWIEEKNLRSSS; from the coding sequence GTGACAAAAACACTTTTAATCATAGGTTTTGTATGGCCGGAGCCAAAAAGTTCTGCTGCGGGTAGCAGGATGATGCAGTTGATTGCTGTCTTTCAATCCCAAAATTATAAAATAACCTTTGCAAGCCCTTGTGCTAAAACGCAAAATGCTTTTGATTTAGAAAGTGAAAACGTAAATCAAGAGTCGATTGCGCTCAATGATTCAAGCTTTGATGATTTTATAAAAGTGCTAAATCCAGATGTTGTCGTGTTCGATCGGTTTATGATGGAAGAACAATTTGGATGGCGGGTTGCGGAACATTGCCCAAAGGCCTTACGCATTTTAGATACTGAAGATTTGCATGGATTACGAAAAGGGAGGCAGCAAGCTTTTAAGGATGGTAAGCCATTTGATAATTCGTATTTGTTTAGTGATACCGCAAAGCGTGAAATTGCCAGTATTTATCGAAGTGACTTAAGTTTAATAATTTCTGAAGCCGAAATGGAAATTTTACAGCATCATTTTAAAGTGGATGAATCACTATTGCTTTATTTACCATTTATGATCGATTCTATTTCTAAAAACGATATCAAGATACTTCCAAAATTTGAAAATCGAGAACATTTTATAACCATAGGGAACTTTTTGCACGAGCCCAATTATAATGCGGTTCTATATTTAAAAGAAACCATTTGGCCATTAATCAGAAAAAAAACACCCCAAGCTAAGTTGCATATTTATGGTGCATATGCCACACAAAAAGTGAGTCAACTTCATAACAACAAAGAAGGGTTTTTAATAAAAGGATTTACTGAAGATGTTAATGCTGTCATGCAAATGGCGAAAGTATGTTTAGCACCCATAAGATTCGGAGCAGGTTTAAAGGGAAAGTTGATTGATGCCATGAAAAATGGCACACCGTGCGTCACTACGCGTATTGGTGCAGAAGGCATGTTTGGAGAGATGGAGGCGAATGGATTTATTGAAGATAATCCATTAGAATTTGCTAATCATGCGATTAAATTATATGAAGATGCGGATGTTTGGGAAGCCTCTCAATCAAATGGTTTTCAAGTAGTGAATAATCGATTTTCACAAAAGCAATTTCAACAGATATTTACAAAAGCTCAGGAAAATGGAATTAAACAGTTAACTGAAAATCGTTTAAATAATTTTATAGGTCAGATGTTACAGCATCAAAGTATGCAAAGTACTAAATTTATGAGCCGATGGATTGAGGAGAAAAATCTTCGTTCATCGTCTTGA
- a CDS encoding heme-binding domain-containing protein, with product MKIIKKGFWFLVVVFIIAQFFRPERNEGDLQSINAFLAETNPPEDIQIILKESCYDCHSDVTRYPWYNHITPVNYWLAHHVKDGKKHFNMSNWEGNSIKRKDHKLEELIDMVKHKDMPLNSYTWTHSEAKLSEAQIKSMVDWANMVRLKYSLEPVPE from the coding sequence ATGAAGATAATAAAAAAAGGGTTTTGGTTTCTCGTTGTAGTGTTTATAATTGCCCAATTTTTTAGACCAGAAAGGAATGAGGGCGATTTGCAATCTATTAATGCATTTCTTGCAGAAACCAATCCACCAGAGGATATTCAAATTATTTTAAAAGAAAGTTGCTACGATTGCCATAGTGATGTCACACGTTATCCATGGTATAACCATATAACGCCTGTAAATTATTGGTTAGCACATCATGTGAAGGATGGAAAAAAGCATTTTAACATGTCTAATTGGGAAGGGAATTCCATAAAACGTAAAGATCATAAATTAGAAGAACTTATCGATATGGTTAAGCATAAAGATATGCCTTTAAATTCATATACATGGACGCACTCTGAGGCGAAGCTAAGTGAAGCGCAGATAAAATCGATGGTGGATTGGGCAAACATGGTAAGATTGAAGTATAGTTTGGAGCCAGTTCCTGAGTAG